A segment of the Xenorhabdus bovienii SS-2004 genome:
AAGATCAGCAAGTTCGACACTATTTTCGGGATTTGATTGCGTGATGCCATCAGCAATATATTGAGCCACATGACCACTGAGAGAGTCAGAAATAGGGTGTGAGATAACGATAAGTGCGTGCACCAAATGTTTCCTTCTTGATTATGATAAAAGACAAGCGTAATCTATATACTAAAAGTAGGTTACCATTAGTAAGTTACCTTTGGTATATAAACATGTCAAGCAACAAAGCCCATTCAAAACTGGCTAATTCACAAACACGTATTCGCCTTACAAGAGAAGAACGCTATCAGCAACTAACTGCCATTGCCTGGCAGATCATTCGAAACGAGGGAACAGAGGCTCTGACTCTGGGCAGATTGGCTGAGAAAGCCAGCGTGACAAAACCGGTCGTGTATGACCATTTTGGTACACGTTCTGGTCTATTGGCAGCACTGTATATTGAATTTGATAACCGCCAAACGATAATCATGGACACTGCCATTCAACAAAGTGAACACACTTTGGAAAAAAAAGCCGCTGTAATTGCATCCTCTTACATCAATTGCGTGCTTTTTCAAGGAAGTGAAATACCCAGTATTATTGCCGCCTTAGCCGGCTCACCTGAACTCGAAAAAATCAAACGCGAATATGCCAAAATTTTTGTAGAGAAATGCAGGGTAATACTGGTGCCCTACACCCAAAGCGGAAAAATGACCGCTGCAAGCCTTTGGGCAATGCTGGGAGCCGCAGAAACGTTATCCTATGCAGCAGCTAACGGCGATATCACTGCAATTCAGGCAGAAATCGAGCTTTCTGCAATCATCATTGCGATGGTTGAAAGAAGTCTTTGATTGCCAGGCTGACTCGCCGCCATGCAGCTTGTCTGCTGACGATGTCATACAAAACAAAAACCGTTTTGCATGCCATCGTACAGCGTCATGCGCTATAAATATTTTTTAAACATTGACGTTGTTATCACTACTACCATACCCAGCAAAAGTGCCGCAGGCAGCAATACCATCGTGGGATATACCACATCCGGCCACGATAAATACAGCACACAGGCACTAGGGCGTGTCCCTTAATGCAAATTGATAGTATTATCATCTGAACTGTTTTCAATACGGGAAAAAGATGAGGGCACGTTACGACATTCCTGATGAGGCATGGATACTGATAGAACCTTGCCTGCCCCCTATTCATTCAAAGCGAGCAGGACGTCCACATGCTGAACACCGCCGTGTCATGAATGGGATGTTCTGGGTGCTATGTTCAGGGGCACCGTGGCGCGACTTACCGGAACGTTATGGGCCTTGGAAAACGGTCTATAACCGACTTAACCGTTGGTCAAAATCGGGCATTATCAATAAGATATTTAATCGGTTACTGTCCATTCTGGATGAAAAAGGTTTGATTGACTGGGCTGAAATTTGTCTGGATGGCAGCAATATTCGCGCGAGTAAAGATGCTGCAGGCGCGAAAAAAAACATCCCGATATCGCTGACGCTCATGCGCTGGGTCGCTCATGCGGTGGTTATGGCACCAAAATCCACCTGGCCACCGATGGAAAGGGGTTTCCCCTCAACCTGATGTTGACGGCGGGGCAAGCCCACGAAAGTCAATCGGCCACCCCTTTGCTCGACGGCATTGGAATACAGCGCAAAAATGGTTTCATGAAACGGCGCGGCAAAGCTGTGCTGGCCGATAAAGGCTATTCGGGCGGAAAACTTCGCAGTTATCTGCGTAAATTGAGGATAAAGCGCGTTATTCCTTATAAAATCAATGAAAAAGGAAGCGGAGATGGTCGCACACAATTTGATAAGCTGACTTATCGTAACCGCAATGTTGTCGAACGCTGTTTCGGTTTTCTCAAAGGAAATCGGCGTATTGCGACACGCTACGAAAAAACCGCACGAAACTACTTGTCCATGGTGAAATTAGGCTGTATTCGACTCTTTTGCCGGCGATTATATAATTAAGGGACACAGCCTAGTCTCTATAGTGAATTTTCTGGTAAGTCGAGAGGCGGCTTTTATAACGGGAGCCAACATTGCTGTGGATGGAGGTGTGAATTTATAATGTGACCATTATCCCATACATCAAATTAAATGAATGATATATGTGCAGAGGAAATGCTAAATTTTGTCCTAATATGAGTAGTAAACAGTATGTAATCACTGATAAAAACGCTTCTTTGCTTAATATCACAATCAGGAAAATCAGTTGACTATCAATACAACAACAGAAACAACCTACTGGAATCCCATGGTGCCGGAACTCACAGTGACAAATTTTCCTGTGTCCTTAGATTTCTATGTACAAATATTAGGATTCAACATCATGATACGGCGAAAAGATCCTGATTTTGCCTATCTTCATTTAGGGAAAGCTCAACTGATGCTGGAAGCGTTTCACGAAACTGGCTGGAATACGGCAGAGCTTAATAAACCACTGGGACGTGGCATTAATTTGCAAATAGAAGTGGATGATATCAACTCTATTCTTAATCGCCTGCAAATCAACAAGATAAAACTTTACCATCCATTGAAGGATAATAACTACGCCACAGGCGATACCCACATCTGTCAGAGAGAGTTTCTCGTTCAAGACCCTGATGGTTATTTGCTAAGGTTCAGCCAATACATAGGGTAAAAATAAAGTCTTCCTCAATTAATGAATAAAACTCAGTTAAAACTTTATTTCATCGCGGAAACTTATGCCTATGTTAATAAATAATTTTGATTACCTCATCCGATATTGGGGCAAAGCCCAGAAAAATATCTATTCTGATACCGATTATCACCTTCTGGCCTATCACTGTCTGGATGTTGCGGCAGTTGGCAAATATCTACTGGCTCCCCACAAAAAAATTACCGCCGATATTGCGGATTTTCTGGAATTATCAAAAGAAGAATTACAAAACCTATTTGTATTTTTTTTGCTCCTACATGATATCGGTAAATTTGCTTCCGCATTCCAGCAATTATATTCTCCAAAACAACACACTGAACTACTGAAACCTCAGCATTGCAAACCCTACGATAGCAAACATTTTCGTCATGATCGTTTAGGGCTGTTTTTCTGGAAGCAGATCCAGAACGATGTGCTATTTGCTTTGGTGGGAGATAATAACCTGCAACGCAGAGATAAAGATCGGGCGCAAGATACGTTGATGGTCTTAATGCAGTGTATGCTCGGCCACCACGGTAAACCGATTGATGATGGTGATGACTGGCGCGCGATTGGCGATTTTACCGAAGCCCCAAATATAACTGATGCAAAAGCCTTCACAAATGATCTCATTACTCTGTTCCAGCCTCGCCTGTCACTGGAAAAATTACTTTCCAAAGAATGGAAAGATAACCTGAAGCAAGTCAGTTGGCAGTTGGCTGGCATCGTTGTCATGGCCGACTGGATAGGCTCTGACAATGCACACTTTCGCTATCAAACCAACCCCGTGCCATTGGCAGAATACTGGCAAACCGCCGAACAACAGGCGCAAATTGCCCTGAATGCCATTGATATGCAATACACACCAGCCATATCGCCGTATAAATCTATCCAGCATTATTATGGTTTTTCACCAACGCCATTACAGCAATGGGCAGAAGAAGTGCCGATTGATGATTCTCCCCAGCTTTTCATTCTGGAAGATGTGACAGGTGCCGGAAAAACCGAAGCCGCTTTCACTTTAACCCATCGCTTGATGCAGGCCGGAGTCGCAGAAGGTTTCTATTTTGGCCTGCCGACGATGGCAACATCTAACGCCATGTTTAGCCGCGTCGCCAAACACTATCGTGAGATGTTCAATACCAGCGGTAAGCCACCGAGCATCGTTCTGGCACATGGTGCCAGTAAGATGAACAATGCTTTCAATGACATTATTCTGACCTCTCAAAACAACGATAGCGACTACACCAAAGATGAGATCACAGCGACAGCACAATGCCATCAATGGCTGGCGGACTCGCGCAAAAAAGCACTACTGGCACCCGTTGGCGTAGGGACTATCGATCAGGCGCTGCTTGCCGTCTTGCCCCGAAAATATCAGTCGCTGCGTTTGATTGGCTTGAATCGTAAGATCCTGATTTTTGATGAAGTCCATGCTGCAGATGAATACATGTTTGCCCTGCTGGAAAATTTGCTGAACCTGCATCTTCATCAAGGGGGATCGGTGATATTACTTACTGCCACACTTTCCCTGAAACAACGCCAGAAACTGGCTGATATCTGGCTATCTTCCGCAGGCCAAACACCGCAAAAACTGCGGCAAACAGCCTTTCCGTTGGCAACCAAAATTACGCTCACTCCTGAAAATCCGATTATTGAGCAACCCCTGCACAGCCGCTCAGATGTCAGCCGTGAAGTCATCGTAAAAACACTGGACTCTCTGGATGCTTGTGTGCAAACCGCCCTGAACGCCGCCAAAAAAGGGCGATGCGTGGTTTGGGTACGCAATTCCGTTGATGATGCTTTACACGCTTTCCGATTGATTCAGTCACAGATGAATAATCCAGAAGATTGCCTGTTGTTTCACAGCCGCTTTATTTTGCACGATCGCAAGAAGATCGAAGATCTTGTACTGGAGATATTTGGCAAAAATAGCACCCAACTGCATCGGCAAGGCAAAATACTGATTACCACCCAAGTTTTTCAGGAAAGTCTAGATGCTGATGCTGACGAGATGATTACCGATATCTGCCCAATCGATGATTTGATCCAACGGACAGGCCGTCTGCACCGTCATACTCGCGATGCAGAAGGAATTTATCAGCAAAGTATTAGCGATTGCCGCCCAGCCCCTGTGTTGTATCTCCACGCCCCAAAATGGGACGATCAACCACAAGCAGACTGGCTGAGTAAAGATTTTCGCAATACTCAATATGTTTATCGCTCACCGGGGCGCCTGTGGCTGGGGTTGCGTGAATTGCGGCGATCGGGCGCTATCAGAATGCCTGCCGAAGCCAGAACTTTAATCGAAGCGGTTTACAGTGACGATGCGTATGAACACATACCTGACACCTTAAGACATAAGGAAAATGAATTTATTGGAGAAGGCCACAGCAAAGAGGCCAAAGCAGAATCACAGACCTTGCGATGGAAACATGGATATTGCAATCACAGTGCCAGCGGATGGTATGACGATGACAGCGATATCAGCACACGATTCAGTGATATCGAAACGGTTGAAATTCTGCTTGTAAAACTGGCTGACAAAGATGCATTAATACCGTGGGCGAACGAGGGA
Coding sequences within it:
- a CDS encoding TetR/AcrR family transcriptional regulator; the encoded protein is MSSNKAHSKLANSQTRIRLTREERYQQLTAIAWQIIRNEGTEALTLGRLAEKASVTKPVVYDHFGTRSGLLAALYIEFDNRQTIIMDTAIQQSEHTLEKKAAVIASSYINCVLFQGSEIPSIIAALAGSPELEKIKREYAKIFVEKCRVILVPYTQSGKMTAASLWAMLGAAETLSYAAANGDITAIQAEIELSAIIIAMVERSL
- a CDS encoding IS5 family transposase (programmed frameshift) — encoded protein: MRARYDIPDEAWILIEPCLPPIHSKRAGRPHAEHRRVMNGMFWVLCSGAPWRDLPERYGPWKTVYNRLNRWSKSGIINKIFNRLLSILDEKGLIDWAEICLDGSNIRASKDAAGAKKKHPDIADAHALGRSCGGYGTKIHLATDGKGFPLNLMLTAGQAHESQSATPLLDGIGIQRKNGFMKRRGKAVLADKGYSGGKLRSYLRKLRIKRVIPYKINEKGSGDGRTQFDKLTYRNRNVVERCFGFLKGNRRIATRYEKTARNYLSMVKLGCIRLFCRRLYN
- a CDS encoding bleomycin resistance protein, translated to MVPELTVTNFPVSLDFYVQILGFNIMIRRKDPDFAYLHLGKAQLMLEAFHETGWNTAELNKPLGRGINLQIEVDDINSILNRLQINKIKLYHPLKDNNYATGDTHICQREFLVQDPDGYLLRFSQYIG
- a CDS encoding CRISPR-associated helicase/endonuclease Cas3 gives rise to the protein MLINNFDYLIRYWGKAQKNIYSDTDYHLLAYHCLDVAAVGKYLLAPHKKITADIADFLELSKEELQNLFVFFLLLHDIGKFASAFQQLYSPKQHTELLKPQHCKPYDSKHFRHDRLGLFFWKQIQNDVLFALVGDNNLQRRDKDRAQDTLMVLMQCMLGHHGKPIDDGDDWRAIGDFTEAPNITDAKAFTNDLITLFQPRLSLEKLLSKEWKDNLKQVSWQLAGIVVMADWIGSDNAHFRYQTNPVPLAEYWQTAEQQAQIALNAIDMQYTPAISPYKSIQHYYGFSPTPLQQWAEEVPIDDSPQLFILEDVTGAGKTEAAFTLTHRLMQAGVAEGFYFGLPTMATSNAMFSRVAKHYREMFNTSGKPPSIVLAHGASKMNNAFNDIILTSQNNDSDYTKDEITATAQCHQWLADSRKKALLAPVGVGTIDQALLAVLPRKYQSLRLIGLNRKILIFDEVHAADEYMFALLENLLNLHLHQGGSVILLTATLSLKQRQKLADIWLSSAGQTPQKLRQTAFPLATKITLTPENPIIEQPLHSRSDVSREVIVKTLDSLDACVQTALNAAKKGRCVVWVRNSVDDALHAFRLIQSQMNNPEDCLLFHSRFILHDRKKIEDLVLEIFGKNSTQLHRQGKILITTQVFQESLDADADEMITDICPIDDLIQRTGRLHRHTRDAEGIYQQSISDCRPAPVLYLHAPKWDDQPQADWLSKDFRNTQYVYRSPGRLWLGLRELRRSGAIRMPAEARTLIEAVYSDDAYEHIPDTLRHKENEFIGEGHSKEAKAESQTLRWKHGYCNHSASGWYDDDSDISTRFSDIETVEILLVKLADKDALIPWANEGEFAVQLSTIRLPKNKFADKLLAVPESFSHAVEQLKSQFKSAKYLQIWLPELDPNFSYDPTIGFYEIHQQEA